Below is a genomic region from Burkholderia pseudomultivorans.
TACGAAGTGAACAGCGCCGCATCGATGTTCTCGCGCGCCATCAGTTCGCGCAGCTTGCGCTGACGGTTCGCATATTCGGCATCGGAGAACGTGTGCTTCACCTTCTCGCCGTTCTCGATTCGAATCAGGTTCTCCATCTTCATGTGCTCGCTCCTCGGTAAAAAGCGGGGTGGGTGTGAGCAGATGGTAGAAGTTCGACGAATTCGAAGATTTCCGCGATGGACATCATCGTTCGCGAATTGGCCATGCCGGGTTAACCACCAGACCGGCACGAAGCCCTACAGCGCGTTCTGATAGCGGCGCCGGTCGGCGATCGGCGAGATCTGGAACTGTTCCTTGTAGCGCGTCGCGAAATGGGTCGTCGACGTGAAGCCCGTGCGTGCGCATACGTCCTCCAGCGAGGCCGCGGTGCGGTACAGCAGTTGCCGTGCGCGCAGCAGGCGAATCTCCAGATAGGCCTGCGCGGGCGACTTGCCGAGGCGATCCTGGAACCACCGCTGCAGCTGTCGCTGCGACACGTGCAGATGCTCGGCGATCTCCGGCACCGAAAGCGTCTCCTCGACATTGCTTTCCATCAGCTGCAATGCCTCGTCGAGCTTCTCGTGCTCCGCGCCGATGTACTGGCGCAGCGAGGTTTGCTGCCGGTATTCGCGACTGCGCGGTTCCGCGACCAGCAATTCGAGCACGCGCGCGGCCAGCGCGCGGCTGCCGGGCGCGGCCGCCAGCAGATGCACCATCAGGTCGAGCGGCGCGACGCCGCCGCTGCACGTATAGCGGTCGCGATCGACTTCGTAGAGGCGCGTCGATACCGTCAGTTTCGGGAACTGCTCCATCAGCACGTCCTGGTCCTCCCAGTGGATCGTGCAGCGATAGCCGTTCAGCAGCCCGGCGCGCGCGAGGAAGTAGCTGCCGGTGTCGAGGCCGCCGAGCGCGGTTCCGCTGCGCGCCTGGCGGCGCAGCCAGTCGACGATCGCGCCGGTGCGCCGGCGCGGCACCGGATTGGGGCCGACCACGAACACGACGTCGAACGCTTCGCTGTCCGACATCGATACGTCCGGCACGACGCGGATGCCGTCGCTCGACCGGACGACATCGTCGCCGGGCGCGATCAGCCGATAATCGTAGACACGCCGCCCGACGACCATGTTGGCGATGCGCAAGGGATCGATCGCGGCACTCAGCGCAATCAGCGAGAAATTGTCGACCAGCAGGAAGCCGTACCGGACGACGCGAAGGTCATGAATGGCTTCGCGCGATCGGGACGACGCAGACGGAACGAACGCGTTTTTCGACATCGGGGGATCGGCGCCACCGGACCGACGGGCAGGAAGGATGCGGCATCATAGCGCCCGGCGTCCGGTCGCGGCAATGCACGGCGCCGGCGCGCGCAGGCGCGGCAACGATGTCAACGACCGAGCCGGCGTTGACGCAGGAACGCATTCAGCTCGTCGCCTGCATGCTCGATATGGCGTTTCAGCAGCGCGGCCGCTGCGCGCACGTCGCGCTTGCGGCACAGCGCGACCAGCTCGGCGTGCTCGGATTCGGCCACGTCGCGCGCCGCCACGGACAGCGAAAGCTGCACGCGCGTGTAGCGGTCGGTCTGCTGCAGCAGCGACGCGACGATCGCCGCCGTCTTCGGCTGTTCGGCGCGCGACAGCAGCAGATGATGGAGCTCGGTGTTCAGCTCGCCCCAGCGCCCGGACTGGCTCGCATGCAGCACCTCGCTGTATTCCTCGAGGATCGCGTCGAGCCGCGCGAAATCGTCGGCGGTCAGCTTCGGGATCGATTTTTTCAGCAGCACGGGCTCCAGCAGCGCGCGCAGCTCGAACAGCTCGGTGATGTCTTCCGGCGACAGCTCCGATACGATCGCCCCCTTGTGCGGCAGGATCTTCACCAGCCCTTCGCTCTCGAGTTGCACGAGCGCTTCGCGCAGCGGAATGCGGCTGATGCCCAGTTCGGTGGCGAGCGCATCCTGGCGAAGCTGATAGCCGTCGACATATTCCCCGGTCAGAATGCGGCGGCGCAATTCGTTTGCCGCGGCTTCGGCGCGCGTGGCGTAGACAAGAGCAGGGCGTTTCTCGTTCATGTTCCGGTTCGGACTGGGGGATGACGGTCGGGCAGGCGCCGACGCAGCGACGGATATTGCATACTTTCTACAATATTAGCAGAGCGCCCCGCCGCTGCCTGCGCAAAAAAGCCACCGTCGACGGTGGCTTTGATCCCTGCGACCGGGCTTCGGGCGCCCGGCTACGCGTGCGTGCGCCGGCCGGCCTCCGCATCGACGTCGCGCAGCGACTTGCCGCGCGTTTCCTTCGCCAGACCGACGCAGACGATCGAGATCGCCGCCGCGACGACCAGATACAGCGCGATCGGCGTCGACGAATGATAGCGCTCCAGCAGCGACAGGCCGATCAGCGGCGCGAGCGAGCCGGCCATCAGCGGCGCGACCTGGTAGCACAGCGACAGCGCGGTGTAGCGCACGTTGGTCGGGAACATCTCGGTCATCAGCGCCGAGTACGGCGAGTACGTCATCGATTCGATGAACAGGCCCAGCACGATCGCGGCCATGATGATCCAGTCGTTGCCGGTGTCCATCATCGGGAACGCGACGAAGCCCCAGCCGGCGGTCAGCACCGCGCCCGTCAGGTACACGGGCTTGCGGCCGACGAGGTCGGACATCAGCCCCATCAGCGGGATGAAGAAGAAATGGATCGCGTTGGCCGCGAACATCAGCTTCAGGATGCGCGTGGTGTCGGCGCCGACGACCAGTTTCAGGTACGTCAGCGAGAACGTGACGACCATGTAGTAGAGGATGTTTTCCGCGAAACGCGCGCCGATGCCGATCAATACCTGCCGCCAGTGGAACTTCAGCACGTGGACCACGCCGAGCTGCTTTTCCTGCTTCTGCTCGCGGCGCGCCTGCGCTTCCTTGAAGATCGGCGCATCGTCGACCTTGCGGCGAATCCAGAAACCGAT
It encodes:
- a CDS encoding GlxA family transcriptional regulator; its protein translation is MSKNAFVPSASSRSREAIHDLRVVRYGFLLVDNFSLIALSAAIDPLRIANMVVGRRVYDYRLIAPGDDVVRSSDGIRVVPDVSMSDSEAFDVVFVVGPNPVPRRRTGAIVDWLRRQARSGTALGGLDTGSYFLARAGLLNGYRCTIHWEDQDVLMEQFPKLTVSTRLYEVDRDRYTCSGGVAPLDLMVHLLAAAPGSRALAARVLELLVAEPRSREYRQQTSLRQYIGAEHEKLDEALQLMESNVEETLSVPEIAEHLHVSQRQLQRWFQDRLGKSPAQAYLEIRLLRARQLLYRTAASLEDVCARTGFTSTTHFATRYKEQFQISPIADRRRYQNAL
- the abaF gene encoding fosfomycin efflux MFS transporter AbaF produces the protein MTSQVGEAVSSGNAAAVQDAVSKRELKRVVAASMVGSVAEWYEFFLYGTASALVFGTHFFKKTGNPIDGLLAAFALYAVGFAARPIGGLVFGYYGDKFGRKYLLQVSLIVVGITTFLMGCLPTFDSIGYWAPVLLVTLRLIQGFAFGGEWGGAILLVSEHSPDNRRGYWASWPQAGVPAGNLVATIILLVLSSSLSEADFLSWGWRAAFWFSAVVVLIGFWIRRKVDDAPIFKEAQARREQKQEKQLGVVHVLKFHWRQVLIGIGARFAENILYYMVVTFSLTYLKLVVGADTTRILKLMFAANAIHFFFIPLMGLMSDLVGRKPVYLTGAVLTAGWGFVAFPMMDTGNDWIIMAAIVLGLFIESMTYSPYSALMTEMFPTNVRYTALSLCYQVAPLMAGSLAPLIGLSLLERYHSSTPIALYLVVAAAISIVCVGLAKETRGKSLRDVDAEAGRRTHA
- a CDS encoding GntR family transcriptional regulator, with translation MNEKRPALVYATRAEAAANELRRRILTGEYVDGYQLRQDALATELGISRIPLREALVQLESEGLVKILPHKGAIVSELSPEDITELFELRALLEPVLLKKSIPKLTADDFARLDAILEEYSEVLHASQSGRWGELNTELHHLLLSRAEQPKTAAIVASLLQQTDRYTRVQLSLSVAARDVAESEHAELVALCRKRDVRAAAALLKRHIEHAGDELNAFLRQRRLGR